One Syntrophaceae bacterium DNA window includes the following coding sequences:
- the radC gene encoding DNA repair protein RadC, protein MTVPASTPHYRQHRQRQKKRYVEAGLDAFHEYEVLELLLFYGVPQGDVKPLAKELLTEFGSFRAVLDADIADLEARKGIGPHTAILLKLVKDMASLYLRQKAVEKPQITCTAELLDYCRTSMGGLKDERFSVVYLDARNRIIDIETIQEGIVNQAVVYPRKVLENALKRKASALILVHNHPSGYVQPSEADVRLTRTLQETAKALDILIHDHLIVGENRFFSFREEGIMA, encoded by the coding sequence ATGACGGTTCCCGCTTCGACTCCCCATTACAGACAGCACCGCCAGCGCCAGAAAAAAAGGTACGTCGAGGCGGGCCTCGATGCCTTTCATGAATACGAAGTGCTGGAACTGCTCCTGTTCTACGGCGTTCCGCAGGGTGACGTAAAGCCCCTGGCCAAGGAGCTGCTGACCGAGTTCGGCAGCTTCCGCGCGGTTCTGGACGCCGACATCGCAGACCTTGAGGCCCGGAAAGGCATCGGTCCCCACACGGCGATTCTCCTGAAGCTTGTCAAGGACATGGCTTCTCTCTATCTCCGGCAGAAAGCCGTCGAAAAGCCCCAGATTACCTGTACTGCGGAACTCCTCGACTATTGCCGCACCAGCATGGGAGGTCTGAAAGACGAGCGCTTCTCTGTCGTATACCTGGATGCCCGGAACCGGATCATCGACATCGAGACGATCCAGGAGGGCATCGTCAACCAGGCCGTCGTTTATCCCCGGAAGGTCCTGGAGAACGCCCTCAAGCGCAAGGCTTCGGCGTTGATTCTCGTTCACAATCACCCGTCGGGTTACGTCCAGCCCTCGGAAGCGGACGTCCGGCTGACCAGGACCCTCCAGGAAACGGCCAAGGCCCTGGATATTCTCATCCACGACCACCTGATTGTGGGGGAAAACCGGTTTTTCAGCTTTCGGGAAGAGGGAATAATGGCTTAG
- a CDS encoding DUF2892 domain-containing protein, whose translation MKCNVGKTDRTLRIIAGLAIVVAGWVYGSWWGLVGLILIGTALLGFCPAYVALGISTCREDKNATRP comes from the coding sequence ATGAAATGCAACGTGGGGAAAACGGATCGCACCTTGCGCATCATCGCAGGATTGGCGATCGTAGTTGCCGGTTGGGTTTATGGAAGCTGGTGGGGTCTGGTGGGACTGATTCTCATCGGTACGGCGCTTCTCGGTTTCTGTCCCGCTTATGTTGCCCTGGGGATCTCCACCTGCAGGGAGGATAAGAACGCAACACGACCTTAA
- a CDS encoding superoxide dismutase, which yields MALVLPELPYAKDALAPVISANTLEFHYGKHHRAYVDNGNKLLAGTELENLAPEEIIRKVAGDAARAGIFNNVAQAWNHSFYWKCMKPGGGGKPTGAVADRIQAAWGNYEKFVEELKNAGATQFGSGWAWLVLDGGALKIVKTANADTPVAHGQKPLLTIDVWEHAYYLDYQNRRPDYLAAFIEKLVNWDFVNANLG from the coding sequence ATGGCACTTGTACTGCCGGAACTGCCCTATGCGAAAGACGCCCTCGCGCCCGTCATCAGCGCGAACACCCTTGAATTCCATTACGGGAAACACCACCGGGCCTATGTGGACAACGGCAACAAGCTCCTTGCTGGAACGGAGTTGGAAAACCTGGCCCCGGAGGAGATCATCCGCAAGGTCGCCGGTGACGCCGCCAGGGCGGGCATCTTCAACAATGTCGCCCAGGCCTGGAATCATTCCTTCTACTGGAAGTGCATGAAGCCGGGCGGAGGCGGAAAACCGACGGGAGCCGTCGCCGACAGGATCCAGGCGGCCTGGGGAAACTATGAGAAATTTGTCGAGGAGTTGAAGAACGCCGGGGCGACCCAGTTCGGCAGCGGCTGGGCGTGGCTGGTCCTGGACGGAGGGGCCCTGAAGATTGTGAAAACGGCCAATGCCGACACGCCCGTCGCCCACGGCCAGAAGCCCCTGCTGACGATTGACGTCTGGGAGCACGCCTACTACCTGGATTACCAGAACCGGCGTCCCGACTACCTGGCGGCCTTCATCGAGAAACTCGTCAACTGGGACTTCGTGAACGCCAACCTCGGGTGA
- a CDS encoding metal ABC transporter permease has protein sequence MNWTEWLTFGFVQRALIAGSFIAVLCAVLGVFLVLRRLSLIGDGLAHATFGSAALALWLQWNPLYVSIPVVMVSALGILKLAEKTKMYGDAAIGVVSAVGIAGGVLIAGLAGGFNVDLFSFLFGSILTIGPLDVAVSVILSVVVVAAVSLFYQELLSVTFDEESARASGIRVDAINRVFGLLTAVAVVLSMKVVGVLLISALLILPAVTALQLTSSFRATMAAAAAIAVLSVLAGILVSFALDLPSGATIVFVNILFLMAGLALRRREGRAGEKTSP, from the coding sequence ATGAACTGGACGGAATGGCTGACCTTCGGTTTCGTACAGCGGGCGCTCATCGCCGGCTCGTTCATCGCCGTCCTGTGCGCGGTCCTGGGCGTCTTCCTCGTCCTGCGCCGCCTGTCGCTGATCGGCGACGGGCTGGCCCACGCAACCTTCGGCAGCGCGGCTCTGGCCCTCTGGCTCCAGTGGAATCCGCTTTACGTCTCCATCCCCGTCGTGATGGTCTCCGCGCTGGGGATCCTGAAACTGGCCGAAAAGACGAAGATGTACGGGGATGCCGCCATCGGCGTCGTCTCCGCCGTCGGGATTGCCGGAGGCGTCCTCATCGCCGGCCTGGCGGGAGGATTCAACGTGGACCTGTTCAGTTTCCTCTTCGGGAGCATCCTGACCATCGGTCCCCTGGATGTCGCCGTTTCCGTCATTCTCTCGGTCGTCGTCGTGGCGGCCGTTTCCCTGTTCTACCAGGAACTCCTGTCGGTGACCTTCGACGAGGAGTCGGCGCGGGCCTCGGGCATCCGGGTGGACGCGATCAACCGGGTCTTCGGCCTGTTGACGGCGGTGGCGGTGGTCCTGTCGATGAAGGTGGTGGGCGTGCTCCTCATCTCGGCCCTGCTGATTCTGCCGGCCGTGACGGCCCTTCAGCTAACCAGCAGTTTTCGGGCCACCATGGCGGCAGCGGCGGCAATTGCCGTTCTTTCCGTCCTGGCGGGGATTCTGGTTTCCTTTGCCCTGGATCTGCCCTCGGGGGCCACGATCGTTTTTGTCAACATTCTCTTTCTGATGGCGGGTCTGGCCCTCCGCCGCAGGGAGGGAAGGGCGGGGGAGAAGACGTCCCCCTGA
- a CDS encoding metal ABC transporter ATP-binding protein, protein MSVDVLDIRNLTFRYNGADVLEDLCFSVKTGDYVGLVGPNGSGKTTLIRLLLGLIEAEQGEIRLFGRSIRDFRDWTRVGYLPQKAAFVVPRFPATVREIVALGRLAGKRFPKVLGRDDREAVHRVLERLDIDDLRDRPVGELSGGQQQRVLIARALVNDPDLLILDEPASALDPEVRDRFFQLLSDLNAGRQVSIVMVTHDLGTIGRYSSKLLYLDKRIVFYGTYEEFCHSEDVTRIFGAFAQHVICHRHGAPTGEGGLVPYPVPPETAAGSCMENRCGEVRK, encoded by the coding sequence ATGTCCGTAGACGTTCTCGACATCCGCAACCTGACCTTCCGGTACAATGGCGCGGACGTCCTTGAAGACTTGTGTTTCTCCGTTAAAACAGGAGATTATGTGGGACTGGTGGGGCCCAACGGCTCGGGGAAGACGACGCTGATCCGGCTTCTGCTGGGCCTTATCGAGGCTGAGCAGGGGGAGATCCGGCTCTTCGGCCGGTCCATCCGGGATTTCCGTGACTGGACGAGGGTGGGATACCTGCCCCAGAAGGCGGCCTTCGTCGTCCCCCGCTTCCCCGCTACGGTCCGGGAGATCGTCGCCCTGGGGAGGCTGGCGGGGAAGCGCTTTCCCAAGGTCCTCGGACGTGACGACCGGGAGGCCGTCCATCGGGTCCTCGAACGACTGGACATCGACGATCTTCGGGACCGCCCCGTGGGGGAACTGTCCGGGGGGCAACAGCAGCGGGTCCTGATCGCCCGGGCCCTGGTCAACGATCCGGACCTCCTGATCCTCGACGAGCCCGCCTCCGCCCTCGACCCGGAGGTGCGGGACCGGTTCTTCCAGCTTCTGTCGGACCTGAATGCCGGGAGGCAGGTCTCCATCGTGATGGTAACCCACGACCTCGGGACCATCGGCCGATACAGCTCGAAGCTTCTTTACCTGGACAAGCGGATCGTGTTTTACGGCACGTATGAGGAATTCTGCCATTCCGAAGACGTGACCCGCATCTTCGGGGCCTTTGCCCAGCATGTCATCTGCCATCGCCACGGGGCTCCGACGGGTGAAGGCGGGCTGGTGCCGTACCCCGTTCCGCCGGAAACGGCCGCCGGGTCCTGCATGGAAAACCGGTGCGGGGAGGTTAGGAAATGA
- a CDS encoding zinc ABC transporter solute-binding protein, translating into MTGLVCVLSILLTFSCRPGGDTGTVPGKLEVVTTLFPLYDFVRQVGGDRVHVTLLLPPGVEPHAFEPRPGDITRIQQAAVFIYTGKFMEPWAERILAGLDRKNLLIVDASRGIALRRGDAGHEDHDGDAGRAHDGHDDAGADPHVWLDFGNDVLIVDSLAAALAGRDPGNGDFYRRNAAAFREKILALDRKYRETLTSCRKKVIAHGGHFAFGYMAHRYGLEYHTAYPGFTADAEPSPRDLMRLAETVRRHGLTAVYQEELVSPKIAEAVSRETGAAVLTLHPAANISREDMEKGVTFLDLMERNLENLKRGLACP; encoded by the coding sequence ATGACAGGACTGGTCTGTGTGCTGTCGATCCTGCTGACTTTCTCCTGCCGTCCCGGTGGCGATACGGGGACAGTACCGGGAAAACTGGAAGTGGTGACGACGCTTTTCCCATTGTATGATTTCGTCCGCCAGGTCGGCGGGGACCGGGTTCACGTGACGCTGCTCCTGCCACCCGGGGTGGAGCCGCATGCTTTCGAGCCCCGGCCGGGGGACATCACCCGGATCCAGCAGGCGGCCGTTTTCATCTACACGGGGAAGTTCATGGAGCCCTGGGCGGAACGAATCCTGGCGGGTCTGGACCGGAAAAATCTCCTCATCGTCGATGCAAGCCGGGGGATTGCGCTCCGGCGGGGCGATGCGGGGCATGAGGATCACGACGGGGATGCCGGCCGCGCCCACGACGGCCACGACGACGCCGGTGCGGATCCCCATGTCTGGCTCGACTTTGGGAATGACGTCCTGATCGTGGATTCCCTGGCCGCCGCCCTGGCCGGGCGGGATCCCGGCAACGGGGACTTCTACCGTCGTAATGCCGCCGCCTTCCGGGAAAAGATCCTGGCCCTGGACAGGAAATACAGGGAGACACTGACATCCTGCCGGAAAAAGGTCATTGCCCACGGGGGCCACTTCGCCTTCGGATACATGGCCCATCGCTACGGGCTGGAATACCATACGGCCTACCCTGGATTCACCGCCGACGCGGAGCCGTCCCCCCGCGACCTGATGCGGCTGGCCGAAACGGTCCGCCGCCATGGCCTGACCGCCGTCTACCAGGAGGAACTGGTCAGTCCGAAAATCGCCGAGGCCGTATCCCGGGAGACGGGAGCCGCCGTCCTGACGCTGCACCCGGCCGCCAACATCAGCCGGGAGGACATGGAGAAGGGCGTCACGTTTCTCGATCTGATGGAAAGGAACCTGGAAAACCTCAAGCGAGGCCTGGCATGTCCGTAG
- a CDS encoding transcriptional repressor, which yields METASLLEILKGSGCRITRTRRAVLDILSTSRVLLSADDLRQALAARGLRVNKTTVYRELSFLKGRGIVHEIHFGDGTIRYRLCPDTHHHHVICLNCKRAEEVALEGDLRELEADIGQTKGFQVLHHTLEFFGLCPDCHRATGSREPSGLPAAQPSDRVAAGTVRKGKGIS from the coding sequence ATGGAAACAGCTTCATTATTAGAAATTTTAAAAGGCTCCGGCTGCCGGATCACGCGGACCCGGCGGGCCGTCCTGGACATCCTGTCGACCAGCCGCGTGCTCCTGTCGGCGGACGATCTCCGCCAGGCTCTCGCCGCCCGGGGGCTCAGGGTGAACAAAACCACGGTTTACCGGGAACTTTCTTTCCTCAAGGGCCGGGGCATCGTTCATGAGATTCATTTCGGCGACGGGACGATCCGGTACCGGCTCTGTCCCGATACGCACCATCACCACGTCATCTGCCTGAACTGCAAACGGGCGGAGGAAGTGGCCCTGGAGGGGGATTTGCGGGAGCTGGAAGCCGACATCGGCCAGACCAAGGGATTTCAGGTGCTCCATCATACCCTGGAGTTCTTCGGCCTGTGTCCGGACTGCCACCGGGCAACCGGGTCACGGGAGCCTTCGGGGCTTCCCGCTGCGCAGCCGTCGGATCGGGTGGCGGCGGGAACGGTCCGGAAAGGGAAAGGAATTTCATGA
- a CDS encoding patatin: MKKRKRIGLALGSGSARGWSHIGVVRCLQEADIPIDVICGASMGAVVGGCWAAGFLGEMETLVRELRWPDIFRFLEVRLPRSGFMGGDKITAYLKERLTDLHIEDLPVAFGAVASDLYSGKEVWLRKGSLIDAMRASISVPVMFTPYPEGSRWLLDGGLVNPVPVSLCRAMGADIVIAVSLNSDILGKSLFTRERRRRNQVIQEKVADFLDASIPWGNPSAWLRPNGNSSLRGPTLLEVITRSLYIMQDRITRQRLQAEPPDILISPHLADIALFEFNRGAEAIEEGYRAAGLVIPLIRDRMT; this comes from the coding sequence TTGAAGAAGCGTAAACGCATCGGCCTTGCCCTGGGAAGCGGATCCGCCCGCGGGTGGTCCCATATCGGAGTCGTCCGCTGCCTCCAGGAGGCGGATATCCCCATCGACGTCATCTGCGGCGCCTCCATGGGGGCGGTCGTCGGGGGCTGCTGGGCGGCGGGCTTCCTGGGCGAGATGGAAACGCTGGTCCGGGAACTCCGCTGGCCGGACATATTCCGCTTCCTCGAGGTCCGGCTTCCCCGTTCGGGATTCATGGGAGGAGACAAAATCACCGCCTATCTCAAGGAGCGCCTGACGGACCTCCATATCGAAGACCTGCCCGTGGCATTCGGCGCCGTTGCCTCGGACCTGTATTCGGGAAAAGAGGTCTGGCTCCGGAAGGGATCGCTCATCGACGCCATGCGGGCGAGCATCTCCGTGCCCGTCATGTTCACCCCCTATCCCGAGGGTTCCCGATGGCTCCTGGACGGCGGGCTCGTGAATCCCGTTCCGGTCTCCCTCTGCCGCGCCATGGGGGCCGACATCGTCATTGCCGTCAGCCTGAACTCGGACATCCTGGGCAAGTCACTCTTCACCCGGGAACGCCGCCGGCGAAATCAGGTGATCCAGGAAAAGGTCGCCGACTTTCTGGACGCCAGCATTCCCTGGGGCAATCCTTCCGCCTGGCTGCGCCCCAACGGGAACTCGTCTCTCCGCGGTCCCACGCTGCTGGAGGTGATCACCCGGTCCCTCTACATCATGCAGGACCGGATCACCCGACAGAGGCTCCAGGCGGAGCCGCCGGACATCCTGATCTCGCCCCACCTGGCCGACATCGCCCTGTTCGAGTTCAACCGCGGGGCGGAGGCCATCGAAGAGGGATATCGCGCCGCCGGCCTGGTGATTCCCCTGATCCGGGACCGGATGACCTGA
- the thiM gene encoding hydroxyethylthiazole kinase, with protein sequence MDLNPDRIAAALGEVRRRSPVVHNITNYVVMNSTANALLAVGASPVMAHAPEEVEEMAGLAQALVINIGTLSVPWIQAMLLAVREAARRKIPIVLDPVGAGATTYRTKTALEIMDAVPVSVLRGNASEIRALVESDAKTKGVDSLDDSDSAVAAARELNRSRGSVVCVSGETDYIVGPDRTVSIRNGHPLMPRVTGLGCTATALCGAFAAVEEDPMLAVASAMAVMGIAGEMAAEKAAGPGTLQLYFLDALWLMTDLDIRNRLRAEVLP encoded by the coding sequence ATGGATCTGAACCCCGACCGGATCGCCGCCGCCCTCGGCGAGGTCCGCCGCCGTTCCCCGGTGGTCCACAACATCACCAACTACGTTGTCATGAACTCGACCGCCAATGCTCTCCTGGCGGTGGGGGCCTCGCCGGTGATGGCCCACGCCCCCGAGGAAGTGGAGGAAATGGCGGGCCTGGCCCAGGCCCTGGTGATCAACATCGGAACCCTGAGCGTTCCCTGGATCCAGGCGATGCTACTGGCGGTGCGGGAGGCCGCGAGGCGAAAGATCCCCATCGTCCTGGACCCCGTGGGAGCCGGCGCCACAACATACCGGACGAAGACAGCCCTCGAAATCATGGATGCGGTGCCCGTCTCCGTGCTCCGGGGCAATGCCTCGGAGATCCGGGCCCTCGTCGAGAGCGACGCGAAGACGAAGGGCGTGGACAGCCTGGACGACTCGGACAGCGCCGTGGCGGCCGCCCGGGAGCTGAACCGGAGCCGCGGAAGCGTCGTCTGTGTAAGCGGGGAAACGGATTACATCGTCGGCCCGGATCGCACGGTCAGCATCCGGAACGGCCATCCCCTGATGCCCCGCGTGACGGGCCTGGGCTGCACCGCCACGGCCCTCTGCGGGGCCTTTGCCGCCGTCGAGGAGGATCCGATGCTTGCCGTTGCCTCCGCCATGGCGGTCATGGGGATTGCCGGCGAGATGGCAGCGGAAAAGGCCGCCGGCCCGGGGACCCTGCAGCTGTACTTCCTGGATGCCCTCTGGCTCATGACGGATCTGGACATCCGGAACCGGCTCCGGGCGGAGGTCCTCCCGTGA
- the thiE gene encoding thiamine phosphate synthase, with protein MKGLYLVTDRDLCGSRTVEEVVRLAAEGGAVAVQLREKDLPTRPFIEEAIRIRKLLDALGIPLIINDRLDVALASGAAGLHVGQDDMPYDTARRILGPKALIGLSVETWEDVERAEDLDVDYLGVSPVFATPTKTDTKEPWSIEGLARIRAFSRHPLVAIGGLNAGNAAAVVRAGADAVAVISAVCAAEDPREASRDLARIIAGALAERKDRP; from the coding sequence GTGAAGGGCCTTTACCTCGTCACGGACCGGGACCTCTGCGGTTCCAGGACCGTCGAGGAGGTTGTCCGGCTCGCCGCGGAAGGAGGGGCCGTCGCCGTCCAGCTCCGGGAAAAGGACCTTCCCACCCGGCCCTTCATCGAGGAGGCGATCCGGATCCGGAAACTTCTGGACGCTCTCGGCATTCCCCTGATCATCAACGACCGCCTCGACGTGGCCCTGGCCTCGGGCGCCGCGGGGCTCCACGTCGGGCAGGACGACATGCCTTATGACACGGCCCGGCGGATCCTTGGCCCGAAGGCCTTGATCGGCCTGTCCGTCGAGACCTGGGAGGACGTGGAACGGGCGGAAGATCTCGACGTGGACTACCTCGGTGTCAGCCCCGTTTTTGCCACGCCGACCAAGACGGACACGAAGGAACCCTGGAGCATCGAAGGACTGGCGCGGATCCGCGCCTTTTCGCGCCATCCCCTTGTCGCCATCGGGGGACTGAACGCCGGCAACGCCGCCGCCGTGGTCCGGGCGGGGGCCGACGCCGTGGCCGTGATCTCCGCCGTGTGCGCCGCGGAGGACCCCCGGGAGGCCTCCCGGGACCTGGCCCGGATCATTGCCGGCGCTCTGGCGGAAAGAAAGGACAGGCCTTGA
- a CDS encoding ribonuclease Z (member of metallo-beta-lactamase family; the purified enzyme from Escherichia coli forms dimeric zinc phosphodiesterase; in Bacillus subtilis this protein is a 3'-tRNA processing endoribonuclease and is essential while in Escherichia coli it is not; associates with two zinc ions), with the protein MFRAVLVNDPFEDPVVYLDSKYRRDGILFDLGDLRNLVPRNILKVRHVFVSHAHMDHFIGFDHLLRVRLGREQPLFLYGPPGFLERLENKLQAYTWNLVENYATDFVLVATEVRPPERITRRYRCRTGFLPEGREETDRFDGLLVEERLFSVRADLIDHGIPCLAFRFEEKNRINFKRNVLEEMELPTGSWLMDLRQRILEGQPDDTPVRAWWKDGQGGTAERILPLGLFRERAVKISPGMVVSYVTDAVFTRENVRRIEAVAAGSDLLFIEATFLHEERDKAFLKRHLTACQAGWLARRAGARRIVLFHFSPKYRGLEGEIHAEAEAAFRGEKTPEPAEDGAA; encoded by the coding sequence ATGTTCCGAGCCGTTCTCGTCAACGATCCATTCGAGGATCCCGTCGTCTACCTGGACAGCAAGTACCGCCGCGACGGCATCCTCTTCGACCTGGGGGATCTCCGGAACCTCGTACCCCGGAACATCCTGAAGGTCCGGCACGTCTTCGTTTCCCACGCCCACATGGACCATTTCATCGGCTTCGACCACCTCCTCCGGGTCCGCCTGGGGCGGGAGCAGCCCCTCTTCCTGTACGGCCCCCCGGGTTTCCTGGAGCGCCTGGAGAACAAGCTCCAGGCCTACACCTGGAACCTGGTGGAGAACTATGCGACCGACTTCGTCCTTGTCGCCACGGAGGTCCGCCCGCCGGAGCGCATCACCCGCCGCTACCGGTGCCGGACCGGATTCTTGCCCGAGGGGCGGGAGGAAACGGACCGCTTCGACGGTCTCCTCGTGGAGGAGCGGCTCTTTTCGGTGCGGGCGGATCTGATCGATCACGGCATCCCCTGCCTGGCGTTCCGGTTCGAGGAGAAGAACCGGATCAATTTCAAGCGCAACGTCCTGGAGGAGATGGAGCTGCCGACGGGGTCGTGGCTGATGGACCTGAGGCAGCGGATCCTGGAAGGACAGCCGGACGACACGCCCGTCCGGGCCTGGTGGAAGGACGGACAGGGGGGAACGGCGGAGCGGATCCTGCCCCTGGGCCTCTTCCGGGAACGGGCCGTCAAGATCTCTCCCGGGATGGTCGTTTCCTACGTTACCGACGCCGTCTTCACCCGGGAAAACGTCCGCCGTATCGAGGCCGTCGCGGCGGGTTCGGACCTTCTTTTCATCGAGGCCACCTTCCTGCATGAGGAGCGGGACAAGGCCTTCCTGAAGCGCCACCTGACGGCCTGCCAGGCCGGGTGGCTGGCGCGGCGGGCCGGGGCCCGGCGGATCGTCCTGTTTCACTTTTCTCCGAAATACCGGGGCCTGGAAGGGGAGATCCACGCGGAGGCGGAGGCGGCGTTTCGCGGGGAAAAAACGCCGGAGCCGGCGGAAGACGGAGCGGCATAA
- a CDS encoding ABC transporter ATP-binding protein — translation MSVPEDTVRPKALLEVEEVFAGYGKIEVLHGTSIRVDEGEIVCIIGPNGSGKSTLLKTVFGLLKPVRGSVRFAGAEAGRLDPQEKVRLGMAYIPQGRNVFPTLTVRENLEMGGVSLGAGAAVRRAVEQVLEEYPVLKGRVREQAGNLSGGEKQILALARAVMTRPRLILLDEPSIGLAPRIIEDIYGRLQEINRGGVSLAIVEQNARKALSVAHRGYVLDLGVTRLEDTGAHLLDNEEVRRLYLGEKGNGPEAVPQDPPSRR, via the coding sequence ATGAGCGTGCCGGAAGATACCGTCAGGCCGAAGGCCCTGCTGGAGGTGGAGGAGGTCTTTGCCGGCTACGGGAAGATCGAGGTCCTCCACGGGACGTCCATCCGCGTGGACGAGGGGGAGATCGTCTGCATCATCGGTCCCAACGGGTCCGGGAAGTCGACCCTCCTGAAGACGGTCTTCGGGCTTCTCAAGCCGGTCCGGGGATCCGTGCGGTTCGCCGGTGCCGAGGCGGGGCGCCTCGACCCGCAGGAGAAGGTCCGTCTCGGAATGGCCTACATCCCCCAGGGGAGAAACGTGTTTCCGACCCTCACGGTGCGCGAGAACCTCGAGATGGGAGGTGTTTCCCTGGGCGCCGGCGCCGCCGTCCGCCGGGCCGTGGAGCAGGTTCTGGAGGAATATCCCGTTCTCAAGGGACGGGTCCGTGAGCAGGCGGGCAATCTCTCCGGCGGGGAGAAACAGATCCTGGCCCTGGCCCGGGCGGTCATGACCCGGCCGCGGCTGATCCTGCTGGACGAGCCGTCCATCGGCCTGGCGCCGCGGATCATCGAGGACATCTACGGCCGGCTCCAGGAAATCAACCGCGGGGGAGTGAGCCTTGCCATCGTCGAGCAGAACGCCCGGAAGGCCCTCTCCGTCGCCCACCGGGGCTACGTGCTGGATCTCGGGGTCACGCGCCTGGAAGACACGGGTGCGCACCTTCTGGACAACGAGGAGGTCCGGAGGCTTTACCTGGGAGAGAAAGGGAACGGTCCGGAGGCGGTGCCTCAGGACCCGCCGTCCCGCCGGTAG
- a CDS encoding ABC transporter ATP-binding protein, translated as MLEVRGVSKSFGGIRAVADCTLSLEGLAVSGLIGPNGSGKTTLFNIISGLLRPETGQILFDGVRIDGRLPHQMTRLGLIRTFQLSRVFAGMTALDNLLLAPRGQKGESLRFLAWKRGEIRRQEVRNLGKALETLEILGISRLRDEFAGNLSYGQQKLLEMGRAFMTEPKLILLDEPAAGINPSMIRTMIDTIVRMKEAGGRFFIIEHNMDVIVELCEKIFVLDHGEKIAEGTPEEIQSDPKVLEAYLGG; from the coding sequence ATGCTGGAGGTACGCGGCGTCAGCAAATCCTTTGGCGGCATCCGGGCCGTGGCGGACTGCACCCTGAGCCTTGAGGGTCTGGCCGTATCCGGGCTGATCGGTCCCAACGGCAGCGGCAAGACGACCCTCTTCAACATCATCTCCGGCCTGCTCAGGCCCGAAACCGGGCAGATCCTCTTCGACGGCGTCCGGATCGACGGCCGCCTCCCCCACCAGATGACCCGCCTGGGGCTGATCCGGACGTTCCAGCTGTCCCGGGTCTTTGCGGGCATGACCGCCTTGGACAACCTGCTCCTGGCCCCCCGGGGGCAGAAAGGGGAGTCCCTGCGATTCCTGGCCTGGAAGAGGGGCGAAATTCGGCGGCAGGAGGTCCGAAATCTCGGGAAGGCCCTGGAGACGCTGGAGATCCTGGGAATTTCCAGGCTCCGGGACGAGTTTGCCGGGAACCTCTCCTACGGGCAGCAGAAGCTGCTGGAAATGGGGCGGGCCTTCATGACGGAGCCGAAACTGATCCTGCTGGACGAACCGGCGGCGGGCATCAATCCCTCCATGATCCGGACGATGATCGACACGATCGTGCGGATGAAGGAGGCGGGCGGCCGGTTCTTCATCATCGAGCACAATATGGACGTCATCGTCGAGCTTTGCGAAAAGATCTTCGTCCTGGACCACGGCGAAAAAATCGCCGAGGGCACGCCGGAGGAGATCCAGAGCGATCCGAAGGTGCTCGAGGCCTATCTCGGAGGATGA